Proteins encoded by one window of Drosophila melanogaster chromosome X:
- the CG4678 gene encoding uncharacterized protein, isoform K, whose product MVVSSSPYEHMVGKPDVKYVGNIHGNEPVGREMLLHLIQYFVTSYNTDQYVKWLLDNTRIHILPTMNPDGYAVSKEGTCDGGQGRYNARGFDLNRNFPDYFKQNNKRGQPETDSVKDWISKIQFVLSGSLHGGALVASYPYDNTPNSMFQTYSAAPSLTPDDDVFKHLSLVYARNHAKMSRGVACKSATPAFENGITNGAAWYPLTGGMQDYNYVWYGCMEITLEISCCKFPPAYELKKYWEDNQLSLIKFLAEAHRGVQGFVFDPAGMPIERASIKIKGRDVGFQTTKYGEFWRILLPGYYKVEVFAEGFAPREVEFVIVEQHPTLLNVTLQPSKRLEGIGPMGPGGVPVGGVVGPGGLYRPIPSPQHYRPPVPPYAGAASSDSGIFSTISNGLNSLYSNIFG is encoded by the exons ATGGTGGTCAGCTCGTCGCCATATGAGCACATGGTGGGTAAGCCGGATGTGAAGTACGTGGGCAATATCCACGGAAACGAGCCAGTCGGCCGGGAGATGCTGCTCCACCTCATCCAGTATTTCGTGACCAGCTACAACACGGATCAGTACGTCAAATGGCTGCTGGACAACACACGGATTCACATTCTGCCCACAATGAATCCGGATGGTTATGCGGTTTCCAAGGAGGGCACATGCGATGGTGGCCAAGGAAG ATATAATGCCCGTGGATTCGATCTGAATCGCAACTTTCCCGACTATTTCAAGCAGAACAACAAACGGGGTCAGCCAGAAACGGATTCGGTAAAGGATTGGATATCCAAGATTCAGTTCGTGCTCAGTGGAAGCCTGCATGGTGGTGCCCTGGTGGCCAGTTATCCGTACGACAATACGCCGAACTCCA TGTTCCAGACCTACTCGGCGGCGCCATCGCTGACGCCCGACGATGATGTGTTCAAGCACCTGTCCCTGGTCTATGCCCGCAACCATGCCAAGATGTCCAGGGGCGTCGCCTGCAAGTCAGCGACGCCGGCCTTCGAGAACGGCATCACCAACGGAGCCGCCTGGTATCCACTGACCGGCGGAATGCAGGACTACAACTATGTGTGGTACGGCTGCATGGAGATTACGCTGGAGATATCCTGCTGCAAGTTTCCGCCAGCCTACGAGCTCAAGAAGTACTGGGAGGACAATCAGCTG TCACTTATCAAATTCCTGGCCGAGGCGCATCGCGGTGTCCAGGGATTCGTGTTCGATCCGGCGGGCATGCCCATTGAGCGAGCCTCCATCAAGATCAAGGGACGCGATGTGGGTTTCCAGACCACCAAGTACGGCGAGTTCTGGCGCATACTTCTGCCGGGCTACTACAAAGTGGAG GTCTTTGCCGAGGGCTTCGCTCCTCGCGAGGTGGAGTTCGTGATCGTGGAGCAGCATCCCACGCTGCTCAATGTAACGCTGCAGCCCTCAAAG CGCTTGGAGGGCATTGGGCCCATGGGTCCCGGCGGAGTGCCAGTGGGTGGTGTAGTGGGTCCCGGTGGGCTATACCGCCCCATTCCGTCGCCGCAGCATTACCGCCCACCTGTACCGCCCTACGCGGGCGCCGCCTCCAGCGATAGTGGCATATTCTCGACCATCAGCAATGGTTTAAACAGCCTGTACTCAAATATATTCGGCTAA